In the Salarias fasciatus chromosome 13, fSalaFa1.1, whole genome shotgun sequence genome, one interval contains:
- the ston1 gene encoding stonin-1, with the protein MCSTKHSNWVTFEDDNTPLSSPQKPLPSPGHIKASVPRPNGLKLGLPPIRDTSWSLSSSLESPQSHSSLSGSSCVPCNTPFCTPVSGVPSGASPFHPSTWEKNDFFQRLSSTPTTSVSSPASEAATQTSEGPSPFPSFQGNSGHFNPFWAGSRCSAEADSSSSDSDTDNSLPRFFIRTKDGSEPPRDQLQNSLSFVCDKVEGLRADEGHERESDADGERRLSCKSEVLSESPSQFVPRGLFRSQKRDGWSVMVRIPEKKNRMSSRQWGPIYLRLLPGGVLQMYYEKGLEKPYKEFQLLPQCRLSDLKLESYSEPRKVLTVKVEHFSYTEKKRFHPKLEVSHDAEIEQLLKFGSTAHDEMEDLVVSMEEEIFKLPVPHQQRRHYEEQELSLQITDHIWIQLDKFGEVLERTAFTQVHCLAFLNGPGECFLALNDLGLLQFDSSYGSEDGGELWMEIADCHFHKCVSESEFHRSRLIKFSPPDAYRAELMRYKTTVLGCTEMPFSIKAVVTVQGAYVELQAFLNMSATFLSSMRVSDAQPLCENVVIRVPVPGAWVKVTQTVALLRQRSLKARMNRNACLGAVSAADSQPVMQVSIGTVKYENVYSAIMWRIDRLPAKNSAVDHPHSFSCKLELGSDQEIPSDWYPFVTMECEIMGAVVSQTRIKSLGTVNDIQPQKHVTSWTRYHCQVEVEKKWIETESQKQSGCMTQ; encoded by the exons ATGTGCTCCACAAAACATTCGAACTGGGTCACGTTTGAAGACGACAACACACCGCTCTCATCACCTCAGAAGCCCCTGCCGTCCCCGGGACATATCAAAGCGTCCGTACCGCGTCCCAATGGTCTTAAATTAGGTCTTCCTCCAATCAGAGACACCTCCTGGAGCCTCAGTAGTTCGCTGGAATCCCCTCAAAGCCACTCGAGTCTTAGTGGAAGTTCCTGTGTACCGTGTAACACGCCTTTTTGCACTCCTGTGAGTGGGGTTCCTAGCGGCGCATCCCCATTTCACCCGAGCACgtgggaaaaaaatgacttctTTCAGAGGTTGTCAAGCACACCGACTACATCTGTTTCCTCTCCTGCGTCAGAAGCCGCCACTCAGACCTCAGAGGGACCAAGCCCTTTCCCATCTTTCCAGGGAAACTCAGGACACTTTAACCCCTTCTGGGCTGGATCTCGATGCAGCGCAGAGGCAGACAGCTCATCCTCTGACTCAGATACTGACAACAGCCTACCCCGTTTCTTTATTCGGACCAAAGATGGCAGTGAGCCTCCTCGTGACCAACTTCAGAACTCCCTCTCCTTCGTCTGCGACAAAGTGGAAGGCCTAAGAGCTGACGAAGGCCACGAAAGAGAGTCGGATGCAGACGGGGAGCGACGGCTGAGCTGCAAAAGTGAGGTGTTGAGTGAGAGCCCGTCTCAGTTCGTTCCTAGAGGTCTGTTCCGCAGCCAAAAAAGAGACGGCTGGTCTGTCATGGTCAGGATTCCTGAGAAAAAGAACCGCATGTCCTCTCGACAGTGGGGACCGATCTATCTCCGCTTGTTGCCGGGAGGAGTGCTGCAGATGTACTACGAGAAAGGGCTGGAGAAGCCGTATAAGGAgttccagctcctccctcagtGCAGGCTCTCAGATCTCAAACTGGAAAGCTACAGCGAACCCCGCAAAGTCCTCACGGTCAAGGTGGAACATTTCTCCTACACAGAAAAGAAGCGCTTCCACCCGAAGCTGGAGGTGAGTCACGACGCGGAGATAGAGCAGCTGCTCAAGTTCGGCTCCACGGCACACGATGAAATGGAGGACCTGGTGGTCTCCATGGAAGAGGAGATCTTCAAGCTGCCCGTGCCCCACCAGCAGAGACGGCATTacgaggagcaggagctgtCGCTGCAGATCACCGATCACATCTGGATACAGCTGGATAAGTTTGGAGAAGTCCTGGAGCGGACAGCTTTCACACAGGTTCACTGTCTTGCTTTTCTGAACGGACCCGGGGAATGCTTCCTCGCCCTCAACGATCTTGGCTTGCTGCAGTTTGACTCCAGTTACGGGTCTGAGGATGGCGGTGAGCTTTGGATGGAGATTGCCGACTGCCATTTCCACAAGTGCGTGAGCGAGAGCGAGTTTCATCGGTCCCGGCTGATCAAGTTCTCGCCTCCCGATGCGTACAGGGCCGAGCTGATGCGGTACAAAACGACCGTCTTGGGCTGCACAGAAATGCCCTTCTCCATCAAAGCCGTGGTCACAGTTCAGGGTGCCTATGTGGAGCTGCAGGCTTTTCTCAACATGTCGGCCACTTTCCTCTCTTCCATGAGGGTGTCCGACGCTCAGCCGCTGTGTGAGAACGTGGTGATCCGCGTGCCGGTGCCAGGCGCCTGGGTCAAAGTCACGCAGACGGTGGCGTTACTGCGACAGAGGTCACTGAAGGCCCGGATGAACAGAAATGCCTGCTTGGGCGCCGTCAGCGCTGCAGATTCACAGCCCGTCATGCAGGTGTCAATCGGCACTGTGAAGTACGAGAATGTATATTCAGCCATCATGTGGAGGATCGACAGGCTACCGGCGAAGAATTCGG cGGTGGATCATCCCCATTCATTTTCTTGCAAACTGGAACTGGGATCTGATCAGGAGATCCCTAGTGACTGGTACCCTTTTGTCACCATGGAGTGTGAAATCATGGGCGCAGTCGTGTCACAGACCAGAATCAAATCCCTGGGCACCGTGAACGATATTCAGCCGCAGAAACACGTGACTAGCTGGACCCGGTATCACTGTCAG GTGGAGGTAGAGAAGAAGTGGATTGAAACGGAGTCACAGAAGCAGTCTGGATGTATGACGCAGTGA
- the foxn2a gene encoding forkhead box protein N2 isoform X2 codes for MGPIIGMSPDKKTEIPGMQEERTGLRGVCGVGTLPEAECASSPLATSVDRSGGTEDEELTNLNWLHENLLQNFTLGGPEAQPSGSPLFDIEGDYGSNQGPSSSSSSSPHGRSRERDSLKSKPPFSFSLLIYMAIEQSPSKSLPVKEIYGWILEHFPYFSNAPTGWKNSVRHNLSLNKCFRKVERSLGKANGKGSLWCVDPEYRPNLIQALKKQHFPAAHAFCTPPASPPSASSPPRHLFLQGCSFKGNSDGPLDLSRPDSVLVSSDPKQDHNYSSVALQRCSSRSSSSSSSSLSSLDEGGCERRQSRRAGSEGFHSDEDSDLWDERGVHQTSRCPPAIKWPAGKRARREVKVELDEELKEAAGSLLHLAGIRSCTEGSKRTVKSTKLNRK; via the exons atgggtcCAATCATTGGGATGTCACCAGATAAGAAAACGGAAATTCCGGGTATGCAAGAGGAGCGGACGGGGCTCAGAGGTGTTTGCGGCGTGGGAACACTGCCCGAGGCAGAGTGTGCATCCAGTCCACTGGCAACTAGTGTGGATCGCTCGGGTGGCACTGAGGATGAGGAGCTCACTAACCTCAACTGGCTTCACGAGAACCTGCTTCAGAACTTCACTCTGGGGGGTCCTGAAGCTCAGCCAAGTGGCAGTCCCCTCTTCGACATAGAGGGCGACTACGGGTCAAACCAGGGCccatcctcttcttcctcgtCTTCACCGCACGGCAGGAGCAGGGAGCGGGACTCGTTGAAGTCGAAGCCCCCTTTCTCATTTTCCCTGCTCATCTACATGGCTATAGAGCAGTCTCCCAGCAAGTCCTTGCCAGTTAAAGAAATCTACGGCTGGATTCTCGAGCACTTCCCTTATTTTTCCAATGCCCCAACTGGCTGGAAGAATTCAGTTCGCCACAACCTGTCCTTGAACAAATGCTTCCGCAAGGTCGAAAGGAGTTTGGGAAAG GCCAACGGAAAAGGTTCGCTCTGGTGCGTCGACCCCGAGTACCGCCCCAACTTAATCCAAGCCCTTAAGAAGCAGCACTTCCCAGCCGCACATGCCTTCTGCACACCACCCGCCTCCCCACCCAG TGCCTCCTCACCCCCACGCCATCTCTTTCTACAAGGTTGCTCATTCAAAG GCAATTCTGACGGCCCGCTGGACCTGTCCCGACCCGACTCTGTTCTGGTGAGCAGCGATCCAAAGCAGGACCACAACTACAGCAGCGTCGCTCTGCAGCGctgctcctcccgctcctcctcctcttcctcctcctccctctcctccctggacGAAGGAGGCTGCGAACGCAGGCAGTCCCGTCGCGCCGGCAGCGAGGGCTTCCACAGCGATGAAGATTCCGACCTCTGGGATGAGAGGGGCGTCCACCAGACCTCGCGGTGTCCACCTGCCATCAAGTGGCCCGCCGGCAAGAGGGCGCGGCGCGAAGTGAAGGTGGAGCTGgacgaggagctgaaggaggcggCCGGGTCCCTGCTGCACCTCGCCGGTATACGTAGCTGCACAGAGGGATCCAAACGCACTGTCAAGAGCACAAAACTTAACAGGAAATAA
- the ppp1r21 gene encoding protein phosphatase 1 regulatory subunit 21, protein MANVTDLQAKYSKLAQEYSKLRAQNQVLKKGVVDEQANSASLKEQLKQRDQSLRKQEQEMDSLSFRNQQLAKRVELLQEELAASEARGKKGKNKGDSPSQHGLQTQSVFDEDLQKKIEENERLHIQFYEADEQHRRQEAELRARLDDLEEDAKQHQAVVDEFTTKYMETIERLQSDKARLEVKAQALEREAKECRMRTEECQQQLRRCQSELSRQVKQSSSVIQEKVPFNDTKFADYNSLNVPSHNRRHQLKARDVAGQALSFIQDLVAALLNFHSYTEQRVHIYPLDSSIEPISPLNQKFSQYLHENAAYVRPLEDSFLQLYQSITEDTVTVLETVVKLKSFADHFSSYTSFLLKILPYQLRSLEEESEAPLCTAALTVKNQELKSDMKRVTSVFQKLQSYINLLALPSVRQDAMPQSSISAVFTQLSAGLHSLHDAIKEMSKHYNQKASIEQELPTVTQKLSTTTECLLGSLGSLTSSTGKIATFFSNNLDFFTSSGYCPRGSTVALNPLQAESMLANKKKASAYISAIKRVRPPSVPYREALANRRILTSSTESREGLTQQVQQSQEKIARLEQEKEHWLLEAQLGKVRLEKENQRIADLEAQLAATLAGSPHLQTAAASSLTQSHEEAETEQKATGKETTLCTSLVGMLCTTPSMEHVGDEESREQLIKTHYMARVGELTTQLQISDSKAVHFHSECRALAKRLTIAEKSRETLSDEVKQANKNITRLQDELATTKRSYEDQLSMMSDHLCSMNETLSKQREEIDTLKLGGKGNAKKNKGR, encoded by the exons ATGGCGAACGTCACTGACCTCCAGGCAAAATATAGCAAGCTGGCGCAGGAGTATTCAAAG CTCCGTGCTCAGAACCAAGTGCTCAAGAAAGGAGTTGTAGATGAACAGGCCAACTCTGCCTCCCTAAAG gagcagctgaagcagagggACCAGAGCCTGaggaagcaggagcaggagatGGACAGTCTCAGCTTCAGGAACCAACAGCTGGCAAAGCGGGTGGAGCTCTTACAAGAAGAGCTGGCTGCAAGCGAAGCCAGGGGCAAAAAGGGGAAG AACAAAGGAGACTCTCCCTCCCAGCACGGCCTACAGACCCAGAGTGTTTTTGATGAGGACCTGCAGAAGAAGATTGAAGAGAATGAACGACTTCATATACAA TTTTATGAAGCAGACGAGCAGCACAGAAGGCAGGAGGCTGAGCTGAGGGCACGACTGGACGACCTGGAGGAGGACGCCAAGCAGCACCAGGCTGTTGTGGACGAGTTCACCACGAAGTACATGGAAACAATCGAGCGACTGCAGAGTGACAAAGCACGTCTCGAG GTTAAAGCACAAGCTCTGGAGAGGGAAGCAAAAGAATGTCGAATGCGAACCGAAGAGTG TCAGCAGCAGTTAAGGCGTTGCCAGTCTGAACTGAGCAGACAGGTGAAACAAAGCAGCAGTGTGATCCAGGAGAAAGTGCCCTTCAATGACACCA AATTCGCCGACTACAACAGCCTAAATGTGCCATCACACAATAGAAGGCATCAG CTCAAGGCGAGGGATGTGGCCGGCCAGGCCCTGAGCTTTATCCAAGACCTGGTGGCTGCCCTGCTGAACTTCCACTCCTACACAGAGCAGAGAGTGCACATCTATCCTCTGGACTCCTCCATTGAGCCAATCTCGCCTCTTAACCAGAAG TTTTCACAATATCTGCATGAGAATGCGGCCTATGTGCGCCCCCTGGAGGACAGCTTTCTGCAGCTATACCAAAGCATCACAGAGGACACTGTCACAGTACTG GAAACTGTGGTGAAGCTGAAGAGCTTCGCTGATCATTTCTCGTCATACACCAGCTTCCTGCTAAAGATTCTTCCCTATCAGCTGAGAAG CCTGGAAGAAGAGAGCGAGGCCCCTCTTTGTACGGCAGCCCTTACTGTGAAAAACCAGGAGCTGAAGAGTGACATGAAGAGAGTAACGTCTGTGTTTCAGAAACTGCAGAGTTACATCAACCTTTTGGCCTTACCGA GTGTCCGGCAGGACGCCATGCCACAGAGCAGCATATCAGCGGTCTTCACCCAGCTGTCTGCAGGCCTGCACAGTCTTCACGATGCTATTAAAG AGATGTCAAAGCATTACAACCAGAAGGCCAGCATCGAGCAGGAGCTGCCGACCGTCACTCAGAAGCTTTCCACCACCACCGAATGCCTGCTGGGATCTTTGGGTTCTTTGACCAGCAGCACTGGCAAG attgCCACGTTCTTCAGCAACAACCTGGACTTCTTCACCTCGTCTGGCTACTGTCCAAGAGGGAGCACAGTCGCCCTCAATCCATTGCAGGCAGAGAGTATGCTCGCCAACAAAAAGAAAGCTTCCGCCTATATCTCCGCCATCAAAAGG GTTAGGCCACCGTCTGTTCCGTACAGAGAAGCTCTGGCTAACCGTCGGATACTTACCAGctccacagagagcagagaggggcTCACTCAGCAG gtgcagcagagccaggagaAGATCGCTCGCctggagcaggagaaggagcACTGGCTCCTGGAGGCCCAGCTGGGGAAGGTGCGCCTGGAAAAGGAAAACCAGCGCATTGCGGACCTGGAAGCACAGCTCGCAGCGACCCTAGCGGGAAGTCCACACTTGCAAACGGCTGCGGCGAGCTCGCTCACACAAAGCCACGAGGAAGCGGAGACGGAGCAGAAAGCCACGGGGAAAGAGACGACGCTGTGCACCAGCCTG GTTGGCATGTTGTGTACGACGCCTTCCATGGAACAT GTGGGAGAcgaggagtccagagagcagctgaTAAAGACTCACTACATGGCCAGAGTCGGAGAGCTCACCACCCAGTTACAAATTTCGGACAGCAAAGCTGTGCACTTTCACTCTGAG TGTCGAGCTTTGGCCAAGAGATTAACCATTGCAGAGAAGTCACGGGAGACTCTGAGTGACGAGGTCAAACAAGCAAATAAGAACATCACACGCTTGCAG GACGAGCTGGCGACAACGAAGAGGAGCTATGAAGACCAGCTGAGCATGATGAGCGACCATCTCTGTAGCATGAATGAGACTCTGAGcaagcagagagaagaaatcgACACGCTCAAATTAGGCGGCAAG ggaAATgccaaaaagaacaaaggtcgctAG
- the foxn2a gene encoding forkhead box protein N2 isoform X1: MGPIIGMSPDKKTEIPGMQEERTGLRGVCGVGTLPEAECASSPLATSVDRSGGTEDEELTNLNWLHENLLQNFTLGGPEAQPSGSPLFDIEGDYGSNQGPSSSSSSSPHGRSRERDSLKSKPPFSFSLLIYMAIEQSPSKSLPVKEIYGWILEHFPYFSNAPTGWKNSVRHNLSLNKCFRKVERSLGKANGKGSLWCVDPEYRPNLIQALKKQHFPAAHAFCTPPASPPSASSPPRHLFLQGCSFKESDIDAATAMMLLNSAPGHHVDPCNSDGPLDLSRPDSVLVSSDPKQDHNYSSVALQRCSSRSSSSSSSSLSSLDEGGCERRQSRRAGSEGFHSDEDSDLWDERGVHQTSRCPPAIKWPAGKRARREVKVELDEELKEAAGSLLHLAGIRSCTEGSKRTVKSTKLNRK, translated from the exons atgggtcCAATCATTGGGATGTCACCAGATAAGAAAACGGAAATTCCGGGTATGCAAGAGGAGCGGACGGGGCTCAGAGGTGTTTGCGGCGTGGGAACACTGCCCGAGGCAGAGTGTGCATCCAGTCCACTGGCAACTAGTGTGGATCGCTCGGGTGGCACTGAGGATGAGGAGCTCACTAACCTCAACTGGCTTCACGAGAACCTGCTTCAGAACTTCACTCTGGGGGGTCCTGAAGCTCAGCCAAGTGGCAGTCCCCTCTTCGACATAGAGGGCGACTACGGGTCAAACCAGGGCccatcctcttcttcctcgtCTTCACCGCACGGCAGGAGCAGGGAGCGGGACTCGTTGAAGTCGAAGCCCCCTTTCTCATTTTCCCTGCTCATCTACATGGCTATAGAGCAGTCTCCCAGCAAGTCCTTGCCAGTTAAAGAAATCTACGGCTGGATTCTCGAGCACTTCCCTTATTTTTCCAATGCCCCAACTGGCTGGAAGAATTCAGTTCGCCACAACCTGTCCTTGAACAAATGCTTCCGCAAGGTCGAAAGGAGTTTGGGAAAG GCCAACGGAAAAGGTTCGCTCTGGTGCGTCGACCCCGAGTACCGCCCCAACTTAATCCAAGCCCTTAAGAAGCAGCACTTCCCAGCCGCACATGCCTTCTGCACACCACCCGCCTCCCCACCCAG TGCCTCCTCACCCCCACGCCATCTCTTTCTACAAGGTTGCTCATTCAAAG AGTCTGACATTGATGCTGCCACTGCCATGATGCTCTTAAACTCTGCCCCTGGGCACCACGTTGACCCAT GCAATTCTGACGGCCCGCTGGACCTGTCCCGACCCGACTCTGTTCTGGTGAGCAGCGATCCAAAGCAGGACCACAACTACAGCAGCGTCGCTCTGCAGCGctgctcctcccgctcctcctcctcttcctcctcctccctctcctccctggacGAAGGAGGCTGCGAACGCAGGCAGTCCCGTCGCGCCGGCAGCGAGGGCTTCCACAGCGATGAAGATTCCGACCTCTGGGATGAGAGGGGCGTCCACCAGACCTCGCGGTGTCCACCTGCCATCAAGTGGCCCGCCGGCAAGAGGGCGCGGCGCGAAGTGAAGGTGGAGCTGgacgaggagctgaaggaggcggCCGGGTCCCTGCTGCACCTCGCCGGTATACGTAGCTGCACAGAGGGATCCAAACGCACTGTCAAGAGCACAAAACTTAACAGGAAATAA